In Candidatus Hydrogenedentota bacterium, the DNA window GACCGCGCCTCTTCCAGGAATCGCTTTACAAAGGCCTCATCCCGGTTTAAGTGCCGGTGCAACACCTTCAACGCAACGCGGCGTCCCAGCTGGCGGTCTTCCGCGAGATAGACGACACCCATGCCCCCCCGGCCCAACTCTCGAAGGACTTCATATCTCTCCGACGCCAGTAAAGGCGGTTCCACCGTGCGCATCCTCCCGAAAGCGCACCGGATACAACCCACTCATCCGCGCGCGCCACTGCTCTTGCGCGTACTTCGCACGCCTCAGTATAGAGACTGCGCCAGTCCGGAACAACCCCGCGCCCCCGCGCCGCACGGACCTAGTCGCGCACGATCAGCGCGCGCATGTACTCCCGGTTCATGATGGTGATGTTTTCCACCTTGATCTCCTTCGGGCAAACCCCCTCGCACTCGTAGTGCTTCGAGCAACTTCCAAAACCTTCTCGATCCATCTGCTCCACCATCGCAAGCACGCGGCGGCAACGCTCCGGATTGCCCTGCGGCAGTATGGACAACTGCGCCACCTTCGCGGCCGTAAAAAGGCTCGCCGAACCGTTCGGGCACGCCGCCACGCACGCGCCACACCCAATACACGCCGCCGCGTCCATCGCCGCATCCGCGCGATGCTTCGGCACCGGGTTCGCGTTCGCGTCAGGAGCCTGCCCCGTCTTCACCGAGACATAGCCCCCCGCCTGGATTATCCGGTCGAAGGCGCTCCGGTCCACCGCAATATCCTTGACGATCGGGAAAGCCGATGAACGCCAAGGCTCCACCACGATGGTGTCCCCGTCCTTGAACTTGCGCATGTGCAGCTGGCATAGCGTCGTCGCCGATTCCGGGCCGTGCGCCACGCCGTTCACCACCGCGCCGCAGCTCCCGCAGATGCCCTCGCGGCAATCGTGATCGAACGCGATCGGATCCTTGTCTTCCTTTTCCAGGTCTTCGTTGACCACGTCAAGCAATTCGAGGAACGAGGCGTCCGTGGAGATGTTCTTCACGGTGTAGGACGCGAAAGACCCGCGCGCGTCCTGGTCCGCCTGGCGCCAGATCCGCAAGGTAACATTGATCGTCTTCTCCGCCATTACTTGTAGCTCCTCTGGGTCAACGCCACATTCTCGAACGCCAGCGGTTCCTTGTGCAGCACCGGATCCGTTCCCACACCATTGAACTCCCACGCCGCCGCGTAACAGAACTCGTCATCGTTGCGCTTCGCCTCGCCGTCCTCCGTCTGGCTTTCCTCGCGGAAGTGGCCGCCGCAGGATTCCGTCCGGTGCAGCGCATCGCGCACCATCAACTCCGCGAACTCCAGGAAATCCGCCACGCGCCCCGCGCGCTCCAACACCTGGTTAAAGGTCCCCGGCGATCCGGTGACGTTTACATCGTCCCAGAACTCCGCCCGCAGCTTCGGGATTTCCCGCAGCGCTTCGCTCAGGCCCGCTGCGTTGCGCGCCATGCCGCACTTGTCCCACATGATCTTGCCCAGCGCCCGGTGGAACTCGTCCACCGTGCGGCGGCCCTTCGAATGCACCAGGGTGTCGATCCGGCTCGTCACCGCTTCCTCCGCCGCCTTGAACTCGGGATGATCCGCCGCCGCCCGGACCGGGCCCGCCTTCGCCAGGTAATCGCCCAGCGTGTACGGGATCACGAAATAACCGTCCGCCAGGCCCTGCATCAGCGCGCTCGCGCCCAGCCGGTTCGCCCCGTGATCCGAGAAGTTCGCCTCCCCGATCACGTGCAGCCCCGGCAGGTTGCTCATCAGGTTGTAATCCACCCAGAGACCACCCATCGTGTAGTGCACCGCCGGGTAGATCATCATCGCCGTCTCGTACGGGTTCTCGTCCACAATCCGCTCGTACATGTCGAACAGATTGCCATATTTCGAGCGGATCACCTCCGCGCCGTCGCGCTCGATCGCGTCGCGGAAGTCCAGATACACCGCCATCCCCGTCGGGCCCACGCCGTACCCCTTGTCGCACCACTCCTTCGCATTGCGCGAAGCGACATCGCGCGGCACCAGATTACCGAAGCTGGGGTATTTCTCTTCGAGGTAATAATTCCGCTGCTCCTCCGGGATCTGGCGCGGCGGCCGCATATCGCCCGCCTTCTTCGGCACCCAGATCCGCCCGTCATTCCGCAGGCTCTCGCTCATCAGCGTCAGCTTCGACTGGTAGTCCCCGCTCGCCGGGATGCAGGTCGGGTGAATCTGCGTGAAGCACGGGTTCGCGAAAAATGCCCCCCGCCGGTGTGCGCGCCACGTCGCCGTGACGTTACTCCCCATCGCGTTCGTTGAAAGGTAAAAAACGTTGCCGTAGCCGCCCGTCGCAAGAATCACCGCGTCCGCGGCGTGCGTCTCGATCTGGCCGTTGATCAGATTCCGGCAGATGATGCCCGCCACGCGCCCGTCTATCACCACCAGGTCAAGCATCTCCCGGCGCGGAAACATCTGCACGTGCCCGCGCGCGACTTCCTTCATCAGCGCGCCATAGGCCCCCAGCAGCAGCTGCTGACCTGTCTGCCCGCGCGCGTAGAACGTGCGGGACACCTGCGCGCCGCCGAATGATCGGTTGTCCAGGTAGCCGCCATACTCCCGCGCAAACGGAACGCCCTGCGCCACACACTGGTCGATAATGTTGACGCTCACCTCCGCCAGGCGGTGCACGTTGGCCTCGCGCGATCGGTAGTCGCCCCCCTTGATCGTGTCGTAAAACAACCGGTGGACGCTGTCGCCGTCGTTCGTGTAGTTCTTCGCCGCGTTAATCCCGCCCTGCGCCGCGATGCTGTGCGCGCGGCGGGGCGTGTCCTGAAAGCAGAAGGACTTCACATTGTAGCCCAGTTCGCCCAGCGACGCCGCCGCCGAGGCGCCCGCCAGGCCCGTGCCCACCACGACCACATTGAACTTGCGTTTGTTCGCCGGGTTCACCAGCTTCATTTCGAACTTGTGGCGCGTCCACTTGTCCGCAATCGGCCCCTCGGGGATCTTGCTGTCCAGCATGCGCTACACTCCTATGATATACGTGCGGGCCAGAACGTACAGCGGGATGAACGAAAAACCCGCCGCAACGCCGATCCCGATGGCCTTCGCCACCAGTTCCGCCTTCCCCGTGTCCCGGTCCGTCAAAAAGCCCAGCGTTACCGCGATACTCGCGAGCGCGTGGGTCAAGTGAATGCCCACGAACACGCAGCAGATAATGTACAGCAGCGAACGGACCGGATTGCCAAACGAATTAAACACGACGCCATACAGCCCCATGCTCTCTTCGCCCATGCCGTCCACGAACGATCGGGGCCCCTCACGGTCGCCCGTGATCGTGAAATCGTACACATGCAGCAACACGAACAGCAGTATCAGCACACCGCTTATCCGCATCATACGCGACGCGAAAGTCTTACGGCTCGCCGTGCGCTCGTACTCGTAGCGCACCGGGCCCCGCGCCGATGTGTTCTCCAGCGCAAGTGAGATCGCCGTGCCGATATGCGCGATGAAGCACACCACGAGGAATACCCGCGCCGCCCAAAGCAGTTCGCCCAGTGCGTGAAGCCGCGCCGCATAGGCGTTGAACACATCCGGGCCCACAAGCAGAAGAACATTCCCGACCAGATGGCCGAGCACAAACGTTACCAGCGCGATACCGGTCAGCCCGACTACCAGTTCCTTGGCGACGGACGTTGTGAATCGGCGGGCGAGAAGGGTAGAACTCATAAGCCTGGCAAGTCTCCTTGGTGCGCCCCGCCCGGGAGTTCCCTGTGGCGCCTTAACCAATCAGGAACCGCCGCAAGCGACCGCCCACAGGCGGGGGTGGATGAATCCCGGCTATGGTACAACACGCCCGCGCCGCCGTTCCAGACCTCGGCCCAATTTTTGCCGCCACCGCCGCGCCGCGAACGCCATACGGACAGACCCGGCCACGGGCCAGCCGGATACGGGCCGCGGCCGCTTGCCGCGAATCCCCGCGCTGCTCTACCATACCCGCGGCGCCACGTGGCGCCCCAACCCAAAACACACGCCGGGAACCCATCTTGATAGACGAAATCCTGAATCGCATCGACGCGGCCAACGCCGTGGACCCCAACCGGGAATCGGCGGACGGCGTGGACGAGCCCGCGGCGCTCCTCTATGGCCGCCGCATGAGCGCCTGGATCGATCGGCTGCGCCCTGGCGCGCCGCCCGCGCTCCAAATCGCCGCCCGCGCGCAGCATATCCGCCGCTGGGAGCATCCGCGCGCGGAATATCCGGCGGATCGGCGCGGCTAT includes these proteins:
- a CDS encoding succinate dehydrogenase/fumarate reductase iron-sulfur subunit — its product is MAEKTINVTLRIWRQADQDARGSFASYTVKNISTDASFLELLDVVNEDLEKEDKDPIAFDHDCREGICGSCGAVVNGVAHGPESATTLCQLHMRKFKDGDTIVVEPWRSSAFPIVKDIAVDRSAFDRIIQAGGYVSVKTGQAPDANANPVPKHRADAAMDAAACIGCGACVAACPNGSASLFTAAKVAQLSILPQGNPERCRRVLAMVEQMDREGFGSCSKHYECEGVCPKEIKVENITIMNREYMRALIVRD
- a CDS encoding fumarate reductase/succinate dehydrogenase flavoprotein subunit gives rise to the protein MLDSKIPEGPIADKWTRHKFEMKLVNPANKRKFNVVVVGTGLAGASAAASLGELGYNVKSFCFQDTPRRAHSIAAQGGINAAKNYTNDGDSVHRLFYDTIKGGDYRSREANVHRLAEVSVNIIDQCVAQGVPFAREYGGYLDNRSFGGAQVSRTFYARGQTGQQLLLGAYGALMKEVARGHVQMFPRREMLDLVVIDGRVAGIICRNLINGQIETHAADAVILATGGYGNVFYLSTNAMGSNVTATWRAHRRGAFFANPCFTQIHPTCIPASGDYQSKLTLMSESLRNDGRIWVPKKAGDMRPPRQIPEEQRNYYLEEKYPSFGNLVPRDVASRNAKEWCDKGYGVGPTGMAVYLDFRDAIERDGAEVIRSKYGNLFDMYERIVDENPYETAMMIYPAVHYTMGGLWVDYNLMSNLPGLHVIGEANFSDHGANRLGASALMQGLADGYFVIPYTLGDYLAKAGPVRAAADHPEFKAAEEAVTSRIDTLVHSKGRRTVDEFHRALGKIMWDKCGMARNAAGLSEALREIPKLRAEFWDDVNVTGSPGTFNQVLERAGRVADFLEFAELMVRDALHRTESCGGHFREESQTEDGEAKRNDDEFCYAAAWEFNGVGTDPVLHKEPLAFENVALTQRSYK
- a CDS encoding succinate dehydrogenase cytochrome b subunit, with protein sequence MSSTLLARRFTTSVAKELVVGLTGIALVTFVLGHLVGNVLLLVGPDVFNAYAARLHALGELLWAARVFLVVCFIAHIGTAISLALENTSARGPVRYEYERTASRKTFASRMMRISGVLILLFVLLHVYDFTITGDREGPRSFVDGMGEESMGLYGVVFNSFGNPVRSLLYIICCVFVGIHLTHALASIAVTLGFLTDRDTGKAELVAKAIGIGVAAGFSFIPLYVLARTYIIGV
- a CDS encoding DUF4202 domain-containing protein, which gives rise to MVQHARAAVPDLGPIFAATAAPRTPYGQTRPRASRIRAAAACRESPRCSTIPAAPRGAPTQNTRREPILIDEILNRIDAANAVDPNRESADGVDEPAALLYGRRMSAWIDRLRPGAPPALQIAARAQHIRRWEHPRAEYPADRRGYLAWRRGLYTFHAEQAGAIMRECGADETLIDRVSFLLHKKQLSDDPDTQALEDAACLVFLEHHLDEFAARTDREKMIGILRKTWRKMSEAGRRHALALDLPEAARELVAEALGDG